One Solea senegalensis isolate Sse05_10M linkage group LG13, IFAPA_SoseM_1, whole genome shotgun sequence DNA segment encodes these proteins:
- the mogat3b gene encoding 2-acylglycerol O-acyltransferase 3b: MAKEKTKWKEFLETLSALQWALTFLLLGVSCYVLIVYLMFTSLWPISTLYFIWLVKDWQTPERGGRRTKAVRNWRVWQHLRDYFPIKLVKTAELNPNKNYILGCHPHGIMSAGAFVCFGTESCGFSDTFPGLRACLAVLAGLFRIPFFRDYIMSAGLYPVSKPSLGHLLSKSGKGNAVVIVIGGAAESLASSPGINTVFVKQRKGFVRVALEFGADLVPVYSFGENELFRQVIFSEGSISRRIQDLFKSVMGFAPCLFVGERMAILPYRSPVTTVVGSPIPVPKVVSPTEEEVDRYHKLYMEGLSKLFHEHKVSCGLSENHQLRII; this comes from the exons ATGGCGAAAGAGAAAACTAAGTGGAAGGAGTTTTTAGAGACTCTGAGTGCCCTACAATGGGCCCTGACCTTTCTCTTGTTAG GGGTGAGTTGTTACGTCCTGATCGTGTATCTCATGTTTACCTCTTTGTGGCCGATCTCCACTCTGTACTTCATATGGCTCGTAAAGGACTGGCAAACTCCTGAAAGAG ggggcaggAGAACAAAGGCAGTGAGAAATTGGAGGGTATGGCAGCATCTCAGAGACTATTTCCCCATCAAA TTGGTGAAGACGGCCGAGCTGAATCCGAACAAAAACTACATCTTGGGCTGTCATCCACACGGTATCATGAGCGCCGGAGCGTTTGTCTGCTTCGGCACAGAGAGCTGCGGCTTCTCTGACACGTTTCCTGGGCTACGGGCCTGCCTGGCAGTACTGGCTGGACTCTTTAGGATACCGTTCTTTAGAGACTACATAATGAGTGCAG GCCTTTATCCAGTCAGCAAACCAAGCCTTGGTCACCTCCTTTCCAAGAGTGGGAAGGGCAATGCAGTGGTGATTGTGATAGGAGGCGCCGCTGAGTCTCTGGCATCCTCTCCTGGAAttaacacagtgtttgtgaAGCAGAGAAAAGGATTTGTCAGAGTGGCACTTGAGTTTGG GGCTGATCTGGTGCCCGTTTACTCATTCGGGGAGAATGAACTCTTTAGGCAGGTGATTTTCTCCGAGGGCAGCATAAGTCGCAGGATACAGGACCTGTTTAAGAGCGTAATGGGTTTTGCCCCATGTTTGTTTGTCGGTGAGCGCATGGCCATCCTGCCCTACAGGTCTCCAGTCACGACCGTTG TGGGAAGCCCCATTCCCGTCCCAAAGGTCGTCTCACCTACAGAGGAAGAGGTCGACCGCTATCATAAACTTTACATGGAGGGCCTGTCAAAGTTATTCCATGAACACAAGGTCAGCTGTGGCCTTTCTGAAAATCACCAGCTCCGGATTATTTAG